One window from the genome of Nicotiana tomentosiformis chromosome 5, ASM39032v3, whole genome shotgun sequence encodes:
- the LOC138892669 gene encoding uncharacterized protein — translation MLKQIQVNIPLIDALREMPGYAKMMKDLTSHKFDFQDLATVTLTQICSVVMTKPISEKLADLGSFTIPCTIGIGRARPTSMLLQLAGRTVKRPSGILDNVLVQVGKFVFPTNFVILYCRVDKEIPIIMGMPFLATRRALIDYAARELNMRLNDE, via the exons ATGTTGAAGCAGATTCAAGTAAACATTCCACTGATTGATGCCTTAAGGGAGATGcctggttatgcaaaaatgatgaaggacttgacgTCTCACAAGTttgactttcaagacttggcTACTGTTACACTAACTCAGATATGTAGTGTTGTCATGACGAAACCCATATCTGAGAAGTTAGCCGACCtagggagtttcacaatcccatgcacaatag gcattggaagagcgaGACCCACATCCATGCTACTACAGCTAGCCGGCCGAACGGTGAAGAGGCCATCAGGTATACTTGATAATGTACTTGTGCAGGTTGGAAAGTTTGTGTTTCCGACAAATTTTGTCATTCTGTACTGCCGGGTTGAcaaggagattcccataattatGGGAATGCCATTCTTAGCCACTAGGAGAGCTTTAATTGATTATGCAGCTAGGGAGCTAAATATGAGACTGAACGATGAATAG